A window from Fibrobacter sp. UWB11 encodes these proteins:
- a CDS encoding Smr/MutS family protein, which yields MPLNAEEEFQLEWIKNHPMQDKDELAEIQAETEAESRPQRATRGKKMRRNPAAWELPNPEDEIDLHGLTSEEAAEAVERRIDDLLIAGLSVLRVIHGGGNPEYGNVKRIIDRKVRSEWKNRVVFYKVEPDNAGSSIMKIGKPHPQPAKKKK from the coding sequence ATGCCTTTAAACGCCGAAGAAGAATTCCAATTAGAGTGGATCAAGAACCACCCCATGCAAGACAAGGACGAACTTGCCGAAATTCAGGCCGAAACAGAAGCCGAATCTAGACCGCAGCGAGCCACACGCGGCAAGAAAATGCGCCGCAATCCTGCAGCTTGGGAACTCCCGAACCCCGAAGACGAAATTGACCTTCATGGACTTACCTCCGAAGAAGCAGCCGAAGCCGTTGAACGTCGCATCGACGACCTCCTCATCGCAGGCCTGAGCGTTCTGCGCGTGATTCACGGGGGCGGCAATCCGGAATACGGCAACGTCAAGCGCATCATAGACCGTAAAGTGCGCTCTGAATGGAAAAATCGCGTTGTATTTTACAAAGTTGAACCCGACAACGCGGGCTCCAGCATTATGAAAATCGGCAAGCCCCACCCACAACCTGCAAAAAAGAAGAAATAA
- a CDS encoding lauroyl acyltransferase: MPNIFYSALFAITFPVYKALHKKRAYGRVEKHLAAAKEYEARESNNTNKMPHNKKSPPPNAIAKINARDTFRGIFWNALESYRGLARFKSIENRIVYENEHIIRNAIADCAKQNAPIAGISIHQGAFELMHRALCRYSKHVHLITDSVGDPAFREVLKELRSDPHLTEYHPDETGRLIRELFHTKGILAMVIDQGKHTKGNTVSLFGRPSTLYLRLPQKINEMGAGIVTFRTWSEKKRIVIRFESYYPPKYDENIGIAENAAPSESALVTGIAREVETWIAEHPEQWSWNYHGNFTATL; the protein is encoded by the coding sequence TTGCCGAACATATTCTATTCGGCACTTTTTGCGATTACATTCCCCGTCTACAAAGCATTGCACAAGAAGCGCGCCTACGGGCGCGTTGAAAAGCACTTGGCAGCCGCAAAGGAATACGAGGCAAGAGAAAGCAACAACACAAACAAGATGCCGCACAATAAAAAAAGCCCGCCCCCCAATGCGATTGCAAAGATAAATGCACGCGACACATTCCGAGGCATCTTCTGGAATGCACTAGAATCCTACCGCGGACTCGCACGTTTCAAAAGCATTGAAAACCGAATCGTGTACGAGAACGAGCATATCATCCGCAACGCCATCGCAGATTGCGCCAAACAAAACGCCCCCATCGCAGGTATCAGCATCCACCAAGGTGCATTCGAACTGATGCACCGCGCACTTTGCCGCTACAGCAAACACGTTCACCTCATCACAGATTCCGTCGGCGACCCAGCATTTCGCGAAGTCCTCAAAGAACTCCGCAGCGATCCGCACTTGACCGAATACCATCCCGACGAAACAGGACGCCTTATCCGCGAGCTATTCCACACAAAAGGAATTCTCGCGATGGTCATCGACCAAGGCAAGCACACCAAAGGGAACACGGTCTCGTTATTCGGCCGCCCCAGCACGCTCTATTTGCGCCTCCCGCAAAAAATAAACGAAATGGGAGCAGGAATCGTCACATTCCGCACATGGAGCGAAAAGAAGCGCATCGTAATCCGCTTTGAAAGCTACTACCCGCCAAAGTATGATGAAAACATCGGGATTGCAGAAAATGCCGCGCCATCAGAAAGCGCGCTCGTCACGGGAATCGCACGCGAAGTCGAAACATGGATTGCCGAGCACCCCGAACAATGGAGCTGGAATTACCACGGGAATTTCACAGCAACACTCTAA
- a CDS encoding UTP--glucose-1-phosphate uridylyltransferase — MRIQKTTSHHNKSKQHSIFHRMNIIETLNAAGQQELAAHLETLTGEARANLERDIISQDWQELKALHAEKSTANLSDNVSADLTPMPWKLATDDLRYDFWKETGEILLSKGKVAAFLVAGGQGSRLGFDGPKGMFDIGLPSHKSLFQLQAERLRNLGARVGHAIPWCIMTSPLNHEATVNFFSENNFFGLNREDIRFFQQGTICALTADGKAVRDGEDHLALVPDGNGGCFRALAQSGTLAWLVERGVQYVFLYSVDNALCRICDPAFIGALAEKGTILSASKVVHKAGPNEKVGIFAFQNKKPGVVEYSDLPENYRDMTNTDGSLTFDGGNIAIHLFKISGLRKLQTSKLPWHTARKTVCGIEKCFKFEQFLFDAFPQLGSMLPFGVVREEEFSPVKNAEGNDSPKTARIMIGKLHRDWLRKAHVKIDEKKLYEISPTISYAGEGLKQSVFDRELGRNILEFEEE; from the coding sequence ATGCGGATTCAAAAAACGACAAGCCATCATAATAAGTCCAAGCAACATTCTATATTTCACCGCATGAATATCATCGAAACTTTGAATGCAGCGGGTCAGCAAGAATTAGCGGCCCATCTTGAAACATTGACGGGTGAAGCCCGTGCCAATCTCGAACGCGATATTATAAGCCAGGATTGGCAAGAATTGAAAGCCTTGCATGCCGAAAAATCAACCGCAAATTTGAGTGACAACGTTTCTGCAGACCTCACTCCAATGCCGTGGAAACTCGCAACAGACGATCTCCGTTACGATTTCTGGAAAGAGACCGGCGAAATTCTTTTGAGCAAGGGCAAAGTAGCAGCATTCCTCGTTGCCGGCGGACAAGGCTCCCGCCTCGGTTTCGATGGTCCGAAGGGCATGTTCGACATTGGCCTTCCGAGCCACAAGAGTTTGTTCCAGTTGCAGGCCGAACGTTTGCGCAACTTGGGTGCCCGTGTTGGCCACGCCATTCCGTGGTGCATCATGACGAGCCCGCTCAACCACGAAGCGACCGTCAACTTTTTCAGCGAAAACAATTTCTTTGGCCTGAACCGCGAAGACATCCGATTCTTCCAGCAAGGAACGATTTGTGCCCTCACCGCTGACGGCAAGGCTGTCCGCGACGGGGAAGACCATTTGGCACTCGTGCCTGATGGAAACGGCGGTTGTTTCCGCGCACTTGCCCAGAGCGGGACTCTCGCTTGGCTTGTGGAACGTGGCGTGCAATACGTATTCCTCTACAGCGTCGATAACGCCCTCTGCCGCATTTGCGACCCGGCATTCATTGGCGCACTCGCCGAAAAAGGCACCATTCTCAGCGCCTCGAAGGTTGTGCACAAAGCTGGCCCGAACGAAAAAGTCGGCATTTTTGCATTCCAGAACAAGAAGCCGGGCGTTGTCGAATACAGCGACCTTCCAGAAAACTACCGCGACATGACGAATACAGATGGCAGTCTCACGTTCGATGGCGGCAACATCGCTATTCACTTGTTTAAAATCAGCGGACTTCGCAAGTTGCAGACGAGTAAACTCCCGTGGCACACCGCCCGCAAAACCGTTTGTGGCATCGAAAAGTGCTTCAAGTTCGAACAATTCCTCTTTGATGCATTCCCGCAGCTCGGTTCTATGCTCCCGTTCGGCGTTGTGCGCGAAGAAGAATTCAGCCCCGTCAAGAATGCCGAAGGAAACGATTCTCCGAAGACAGCCCGCATCATGATTGGCAAGCTCCACCGTGATTGGCTCCGCAAGGCACATGTGAAAATCGACGAAAAGAAGTTGTACGAGATTTCGCCGACCATTAGCTACGCAGGCGAAGGCCTCAAGCAGAGCGTCTTTGACCGCGAACTCGGCAGAAACATCCTGGAATTTGAAGAAGAATAA
- a CDS encoding fibrobacter succinogenes major paralogous domain-containing protein → MKKIIGLCASLVSFMNLTACDNVLLDPRDNHVYRTVTIGNQTWMAQNLNYRFVTPEGDSASYCYHGIPDSCTKYGRFYTRDAAMDLMGLLPGNTPFKCNGSGACGVSGRVRGVCPEGWHLPSKAEWDTLIANVGGPEMAAKKLRSTSGWNDNSKEACGNGTDDYLFTVVPAGLGFINHWDDVYDGTVRSQYSTAQGMYAFFWSSTDNDEEYKTYFWGASACEKDNLTSPESIGGMQQSAFRFSLAFSVRCIKDY, encoded by the coding sequence GTGAAAAAAATAATTGGTCTTTGTGCATCGCTTGTTTCTTTCATGAACTTGACCGCCTGTGATAATGTGTTATTGGATCCTCGTGACAATCATGTGTACCGGACGGTAACCATTGGGAACCAAACTTGGATGGCTCAGAACCTGAATTACAGGTTTGTGACGCCTGAGGGAGATTCTGCTAGCTATTGCTACCATGGCATTCCTGACAGCTGCACCAAGTATGGACGTTTTTATACGCGAGACGCTGCCATGGACTTAATGGGGCTGCTTCCTGGTAATACGCCCTTCAAATGCAATGGTTCTGGTGCTTGTGGCGTGTCGGGAAGAGTTCGTGGTGTATGTCCGGAAGGCTGGCATTTACCTAGCAAGGCAGAGTGGGATACTCTGATAGCCAATGTGGGTGGACCGGAAATGGCCGCGAAAAAGCTTCGGTCTACAAGTGGATGGAATGACAATAGTAAAGAGGCTTGTGGCAACGGCACGGACGATTATTTGTTTACTGTTGTGCCTGCCGGCCTTGGGTTTATTAATCATTGGGATGATGTTTATGATGGAACGGTAAGATCCCAATATTCCACGGCTCAAGGGATGTATGCCTTCTTCTGGAGTTCAACGGATAACGATGAGGAATACAAAACGTATTTTTGGGGAGCGAGCGCGTGCGAAAAAGATAATCTTACGTCTCCGGAGTCCATTGGCGGAATGCAACAGAGTGCCTTCCGTTTCTCATTGGCATTCTCGGTCCGCTGCATAAAGGATTATTAA
- a CDS encoding phospho-N-acetylmuramoyl-pentapeptide-transferase, whose translation MLCHWLYQTTHIDLFDGRLFRAGAAAMLSIILVLFFMPKYIRFLQRLDATSDFDKDGKTKSPPIMGGLLLVIVVEIVSLLVCQMNGYTISTLVILALFSAVGATDDMAKVRAKRLVNQGKLKAAEYMDKADGISSSLRLFLYFLFSFVVAVFCYKFIPELKGDLTIPFCPIDVFQIHLPNWIFVAFMTFVIAASANGTNFTDGLDSLVSVPILTSMVFVGLVAYVSGNFIFSQYLSVPYLPGCDELFPLATSIAGALLAYLWFNSPPAEIYMGDAGSVGFGAAIGIMFILVQAGLFLPIVCIIIIAEACSVLMQITWFKITKKATGTGKRIFLCAPLHHHYQKKWDGRFPSKPLMNSKIVWRMHLVSIFALIFSMVVFFGIR comes from the coding sequence ATGCTTTGTCATTGGCTCTATCAAACAACACACATTGACCTTTTCGATGGTCGTCTGTTCCGTGCGGGTGCCGCCGCCATGCTCTCCATTATCTTGGTGCTATTCTTTATGCCCAAGTATATCCGCTTTCTGCAAAGACTCGATGCCACTAGCGACTTCGATAAAGACGGCAAGACAAAATCCCCTCCCATCATGGGCGGTCTCCTTCTCGTTATTGTTGTAGAAATCGTATCGCTGCTTGTATGCCAGATGAATGGCTACACCATTTCAACGCTTGTCATTTTAGCATTGTTCAGTGCCGTGGGCGCTACTGACGACATGGCCAAGGTCCGTGCCAAGCGCCTCGTGAACCAGGGAAAGCTCAAAGCAGCCGAATACATGGACAAGGCCGATGGCATTTCCAGTTCGCTCAGACTCTTCCTTTACTTTTTGTTCAGTTTTGTCGTTGCCGTTTTCTGCTACAAGTTCATCCCCGAACTCAAAGGCGATTTGACCATTCCGTTCTGCCCGATTGATGTATTCCAGATTCACCTTCCCAACTGGATTTTCGTTGCCTTCATGACGTTCGTCATCGCGGCATCCGCCAACGGAACGAACTTCACGGACGGCCTCGACAGCCTCGTTTCCGTCCCCATTCTCACAAGCATGGTATTCGTCGGACTTGTGGCCTACGTGAGCGGGAACTTTATCTTCAGTCAGTACCTGAGCGTCCCGTATCTCCCCGGTTGCGACGAACTCTTCCCGCTGGCGACCTCCATTGCAGGCGCATTGCTAGCTTATCTGTGGTTCAACAGCCCTCCGGCAGAAATCTACATGGGTGACGCCGGTTCCGTGGGTTTCGGAGCCGCCATCGGCATCATGTTCATTCTCGTGCAAGCAGGGCTTTTCCTCCCCATCGTTTGCATTATCATCATCGCCGAAGCTTGCTCCGTGTTGATGCAGATTACCTGGTTCAAGATTACCAAGAAAGCAACGGGCACTGGTAAGCGCATATTCCTTTGCGCACCGCTCCACCACCACTACCAAAAGAAATGGGACGGACGCTTCCCGAGTAAGCCGCTCATGAATTCCAAGATTGTGTGGCGCATGCACTTGGTGAGCATTTTCGCGCTCATCTTCAGCATGGTCGTATTCTTCGGAATAAGGTAA
- a CDS encoding LysE family translocator, protein MLEFFIAALVIGIAPGPDNLFVLAQSATYGARLGICIILGLCTGIAIHTCLLVAGVSALIAASPTAFFVIQCLGAAYLLYLAYKSFGVRVGVVQMSGDSRSEPGMTNADSKDAVKSSNGGVPSARSLYLRGVIMNLTNPKVILFVLSLIPPAVRLERPIHPSLQMAIFGAEFIVATMIVFGSIALLAGSVKKYLLTSPKANRNLNWFSGCVFVFLAIALFAL, encoded by the coding sequence ATGCTTGAATTTTTCATCGCTGCGCTTGTTATCGGTATCGCTCCGGGACCAGATAATTTATTTGTACTAGCGCAAAGCGCTACTTATGGAGCGCGTCTCGGTATATGTATTATTCTTGGACTTTGCACGGGAATTGCAATACATACTTGCCTTTTAGTGGCTGGCGTATCGGCTCTTATTGCAGCGAGCCCAACGGCGTTTTTTGTAATCCAGTGCCTTGGGGCTGCTTATTTGCTCTATCTCGCGTACAAGAGTTTTGGTGTGAGAGTCGGTGTTGTTCAGATGAGTGGAGATTCCCGGTCGGAGCCGGGAATGACAAATGCAGATTCGAAGGATGCGGTAAAGTCTAGCAATGGCGGCGTTCCTTCTGCACGTAGCCTTTACTTGCGCGGTGTGATAATGAATCTCACGAACCCGAAGGTGATTCTTTTTGTACTTTCGCTGATTCCGCCGGCAGTACGCTTGGAACGCCCGATCCACCCGAGCTTGCAAATGGCAATCTTTGGTGCGGAATTTATCGTAGCGACGATGATTGTGTTCGGAAGTATCGCTCTTTTGGCCGGTTCGGTCAAAAAGTATCTTTTGACATCGCCAAAGGCGAACCGCAATCTGAACTGGTTCAGCGGTTGCGTGTTTGTTTTCTTGGCTATCGCACTTTTTGCGCTATAA
- a CDS encoding bifunctional oligoribonuclease/PAP phosphatase NrnA — MQIDELLIEAKSVAIFGHVRPDGDCVGSTLGLFNYIKDNYPSIKVHIFLERFPENYKLLPNANNTNEDYSDEFGTYDLVFLIDTPSFERVGANGEPCIKAARKTCNIDHHISNPLNLCTVNVVDAKASSACEVLYFLLNPDKISKDTAECLYLGIVHDTGAFKFSSTGQKTMEAIANLLEKGIDFTRIINETYYTRTYIQTVVTGYVMMNCKLALDGKVVYSYLTPEDMVRYSVTPVELSNVIDTLREVSGTEVAIFIYPVNGEYKISLRSNYVVDVNKVAGAFGGGGHVRAAGGNSKESPEETITKLLKLIQEQLQNNVTEK, encoded by the coding sequence ATGCAAATTGATGAATTACTCATAGAAGCAAAAAGCGTTGCCATTTTTGGACATGTCCGCCCCGACGGAGACTGCGTGGGTTCCACGCTCGGCCTTTTCAACTACATCAAGGACAATTACCCATCCATCAAAGTCCATATTTTCTTGGAACGCTTCCCAGAAAATTACAAGCTTCTCCCCAACGCCAATAATACAAACGAAGACTATAGCGATGAGTTCGGAACATACGACCTGGTTTTTCTCATAGACACGCCTTCGTTTGAACGTGTCGGCGCCAACGGCGAACCTTGCATCAAGGCAGCCCGCAAGACCTGCAACATCGACCACCACATCAGCAATCCGCTGAATCTCTGTACTGTAAACGTCGTCGATGCCAAGGCCAGTTCAGCATGCGAAGTCCTGTACTTTTTGCTGAATCCGGACAAAATTTCTAAAGATACAGCCGAATGTCTCTATTTGGGCATTGTGCACGATACGGGAGCGTTCAAGTTCAGCAGTACCGGGCAAAAAACGATGGAAGCTATCGCCAACTTGCTCGAAAAAGGAATCGACTTCACACGTATCATCAACGAAACGTACTACACAAGAACGTACATCCAAACCGTTGTCACCGGATACGTAATGATGAACTGCAAGCTGGCTCTCGATGGGAAAGTCGTTTACAGTTACCTTACCCCCGAAGACATGGTCCGCTATTCCGTGACGCCGGTCGAACTGAGTAACGTGATCGACACACTTCGCGAAGTCAGCGGTACTGAAGTAGCCATATTCATATACCCCGTCAACGGCGAATACAAGATTAGCCTACGAAGCAATTATGTTGTCGATGTCAACAAAGTTGCAGGAGCCTTTGGCGGAGGCGGTCACGTTCGCGCCGCAGGCGGAAATTCCAAAGAAAGCCCCGAAGAGACGATTACAAAACTCTTGAAGCTCATTCAGGAACAGCTTCAAAACAACGTTACAGAAAAGTAA
- a CDS encoding Cof-type HAD-IIB family hydrolase has translation MKLLFTDLDGTLLDDAKNISEADMAAIHAMIDAGHKFVMTTGRPLTSVKRIAKKYGFLQPGYFLVSFNGGLIYDCGTGESILTRRISVDQVKFIMDEAHKRGMHAHTYAGDLVVSEYETEQLKTYCRLMQMDYVVVDDIRTYYNGLVNANGPINVVIKPPIKVNVITPFEHSSLVDFRADMRTVTAGKLFDVFSKPEMLEFSHMLSNKGAAVRYMADFYHEPIENTIAVGDEENDCPMIEAAGVGVAMANASQAAKAVANYVTEHDNNHSGITEVIEKFVL, from the coding sequence ATGAAACTTCTTTTTACTGATTTGGACGGAACGCTTCTTGATGATGCTAAGAACATCAGCGAAGCGGACATGGCTGCAATACACGCGATGATAGACGCGGGGCATAAGTTCGTGATGACGACTGGCCGCCCGCTTACAAGCGTGAAGCGAATTGCAAAAAAGTACGGCTTTTTGCAGCCGGGATATTTTTTGGTGAGCTTCAATGGCGGTTTGATTTACGATTGCGGAACCGGCGAATCAATTTTGACACGGCGTATTTCTGTCGATCAGGTGAAGTTCATCATGGACGAGGCGCACAAGCGCGGAATGCATGCGCACACGTATGCGGGCGATTTGGTTGTGAGCGAATACGAAACGGAACAACTCAAAACGTATTGCCGCTTGATGCAAATGGATTATGTTGTTGTTGACGATATCCGTACATATTACAATGGACTGGTCAATGCGAACGGCCCGATAAATGTTGTGATCAAGCCACCGATCAAGGTGAACGTCATTACGCCGTTTGAACATTCGAGTCTCGTGGATTTCCGTGCCGACATGCGGACTGTGACCGCAGGTAAGCTGTTTGATGTGTTCAGCAAGCCTGAAATGCTGGAATTCTCGCACATGCTTTCGAACAAAGGTGCTGCAGTGCGCTACATGGCGGATTTTTATCATGAGCCGATTGAAAATACGATAGCTGTGGGCGATGAAGAAAACGATTGTCCGATGATCGAAGCGGCTGGTGTTGGGGTGGCTATGGCGAATGCGTCACAGGCGGCAAAGGCTGTCGCCAATTACGTGACCGAGCACGACAACAATCATTCAGGAATTACCGAAGTTATCGAGAAATTTGTTTTGTAG
- a CDS encoding DegT/DnrJ/EryC1/StrS aminotransferase family protein, translating to MIPFINVRAQREAYKSEFLKAEQDVLDSGCYIGGPVVQGLEAELAAFTGTKHIVTCGSGTDALTIALMALGIEPGDEVIVPDFTFIAPAECVMRLGGIPKFADIDSETLQISPEEIEALVGEKTRGIIAVNLFGQCPDYKIIKETAHRHGLWLIEDSAQAFGATQNGAHACTFGDISITSFYPAKPLGCYGDGGALFTQNDELAKKIRLIANHGSNTRYVHEICGLNSRLDAIQAAVLRVKLRHFKDELNTRRENARKYDVFFAERNNAAKGANDANDNGAKIVPQKIASGNTSTYAQYTVLADNSESFIKQLDNAGIPHCIHYPAPLHEQPCFKELVQDKVNTNAVEASKKVVSLPMCAFTDVDEIIARLKKEM from the coding sequence ATGATTCCGTTTATCAATGTACGTGCGCAACGCGAAGCCTACAAATCTGAATTTTTAAAAGCAGAACAAGACGTCCTGGACAGCGGATGCTATATCGGTGGTCCGGTCGTTCAGGGGCTCGAAGCTGAACTTGCAGCATTTACTGGAACAAAGCACATTGTCACCTGCGGAAGCGGAACCGACGCATTGACCATCGCTCTTATGGCTCTCGGAATTGAACCGGGAGACGAAGTCATCGTCCCAGATTTCACCTTCATTGCACCCGCCGAATGCGTCATGAGGCTTGGCGGCATTCCGAAATTTGCAGACATCGATTCCGAAACACTGCAGATTTCGCCCGAGGAAATTGAAGCATTAGTCGGAGAAAAAACGCGCGGGATTATCGCAGTCAACTTATTTGGCCAGTGCCCAGATTATAAGATTATCAAGGAAACAGCCCACAGGCACGGACTTTGGCTTATCGAAGACTCAGCACAGGCGTTCGGCGCCACACAAAATGGAGCTCACGCCTGCACATTCGGGGACATTTCCATCACGAGTTTTTACCCGGCAAAGCCGCTCGGCTGCTACGGTGACGGCGGAGCACTTTTCACGCAAAACGATGAACTCGCAAAAAAAATCCGCCTCATTGCAAATCACGGCAGCAATACACGTTATGTCCACGAAATCTGCGGTTTGAACAGCCGACTTGATGCTATCCAAGCAGCAGTCCTGCGAGTCAAACTCCGTCATTTCAAGGATGAGCTGAACACGCGCCGCGAAAACGCCCGCAAATATGACGTGTTTTTCGCAGAGCGTAACAACGCAGCTAAAGGAGCCAACGATGCTAACGACAACGGTGCAAAAATTGTACCACAAAAAATCGCAAGTGGCAACACGAGCACCTACGCGCAATACACCGTGCTGGCAGACAACAGCGAATCATTTATCAAGCAACTCGACAATGCAGGTATTCCGCACTGCATCCACTACCCCGCTCCATTGCACGAACAGCCTTGCTTTAAAGAACTTGTTCAAGATAAAGTCAATACAAACGCTGTCGAAGCAAGCAAAAAAGTCGTGAGCCTTCCCATGTGCGCCTTCACAGACGTGGATGAGATTATCGCGAGACTTAAGAAAGAAATGTAA
- the rpsT gene encoding 30S ribosomal protein S20, whose amino-acid sequence MPQHKSCKKRLLQAEKANAMNRSTRSAIRASLKVIRTAATKAAALEEMPKLFSMLDKAAVSHRAGFCANRAANYKAKVAKVINGLA is encoded by the coding sequence GTGCCTCAACACAAGTCTTGCAAAAAGCGTTTGCTCCAGGCCGAAAAGGCCAACGCAATGAACCGTTCCACTCGTAGCGCTATCCGTGCTAGCCTCAAGGTTATCCGCACTGCTGCTACTAAAGCTGCTGCCCTCGAAGAAATGCCGAAGCTCTTCAGCATGCTCGACAAGGCTGCCGTTTCTCACCGCGCTGGTTTCTGCGCCAACCGTGCTGCCAACTACAAGGCCAAGGTTGCTAAGGTCATCAACGGCCTCGCTTAA
- a CDS encoding roadblock/LC7 domain-containing protein: protein MSDYTIYSDDANKVRRLMTAYQASVKCEYVVLCHRDGNIIAEVGSLGSDLDATPLAVLSIAAFDSSRQIGVMLGGEKFQSVSFAGENRSVYISPVDQSLLLVQVFKGGKLPNRIDDFNRLLVEKLEDAVPAFTQNTSSLVR, encoded by the coding sequence ATGAGCGATTATACAATTTATTCTGATGATGCTAACAAAGTGCGTCGCTTGATGACTGCCTATCAAGCAAGTGTCAAGTGCGAATATGTTGTTCTTTGCCATCGCGATGGAAATATCATTGCAGAGGTAGGGTCTTTAGGTTCTGATTTAGATGCAACGCCTCTTGCCGTTTTGAGTATTGCTGCATTTGACTCTTCACGTCAGATTGGAGTTATGCTGGGTGGTGAAAAATTCCAGTCCGTTTCTTTTGCGGGCGAGAATCGTTCCGTTTATATTTCCCCAGTGGACCAATCGCTTTTGCTCGTCCAGGTATTCAAGGGCGGCAAGCTCCCGAATCGTATCGATGACTTTAACCGCTTGCTAGTGGAAAAGTTGGAGGACGCCGTTCCTGCGTTTACGCAGAATACGAGCAGTCTTGTCCGCTAG
- a CDS encoding BamA/TamA family outer membrane protein, translated as MLQWIRNTLLCSFIWMLVMTLGIGESFASTCRIERIEWDGKHSDFDELSMETAVGMPCDSWRETRQKLLRYYEDHGFLGAKLDVNVDSAGVMHCKFDRGSAWVWAGPENLDSGATDVDVFRLLTGLEVGGSVSLTDLERSENRLSRLGYYEQTANVRLFRDPVRHRVIPAYSMRALPISAAEGYLTYSSDENVWEGKVNLALFNILGTGRDLQMEGYSQKESRRIDGSYRERFIFGSAWDVVVRGFFEDDSLSRNSRLEVGVSRNIGFSIDVAAFVGIGNDEKSSTFELSYVSFDRLMLPRRGTSFDVSLAWMMDRPDSLDSYLRLESSFTHYVPLYKNFIMRYSAAAGTLLPSGGSFAREDLFALGGINSFKGMMYGFVRTRAYGFSQAALLWQDGYDLSIELFYQPGLYRRMKPFHGWAGEHDYGVGFTQYRKSWSFSIYYALRNGCDYLDGVLGFGVKTLF; from the coding sequence ATGTTACAGTGGATTCGAAATACTTTGCTTTGCTCCTTTATTTGGATGCTTGTTATGACGCTCGGCATTGGTGAGAGCTTTGCTTCGACATGCCGTATTGAGCGTATTGAGTGGGATGGAAAACACAGCGATTTTGATGAACTGTCGATGGAAACTGCTGTCGGTATGCCTTGCGATTCTTGGCGGGAAACTCGACAAAAGTTGTTGCGCTACTATGAGGACCATGGGTTTCTTGGTGCAAAGCTAGATGTGAATGTCGATAGCGCGGGCGTGATGCATTGCAAGTTTGATCGAGGTAGTGCTTGGGTGTGGGCCGGACCTGAAAATTTGGATTCTGGCGCTACAGATGTTGATGTTTTTAGATTGTTGACCGGGCTTGAAGTAGGTGGTTCTGTTTCGCTGACGGATTTGGAACGCTCTGAAAATAGGCTTTCCCGGTTGGGCTATTACGAACAGACTGCAAATGTTCGCTTGTTCCGTGATCCTGTGCGCCATCGTGTGATTCCGGCGTATTCCATGCGTGCGCTTCCGATTTCTGCGGCAGAAGGTTACCTCACATACTCAAGCGATGAGAACGTTTGGGAAGGCAAGGTGAATCTCGCTTTGTTCAATATCTTGGGTACAGGGCGTGATTTGCAAATGGAAGGTTATTCGCAAAAAGAGTCCCGCCGTATAGATGGCTCGTATCGAGAACGCTTTATCTTCGGGTCGGCGTGGGATGTCGTTGTTCGCGGATTTTTTGAGGACGATTCGCTGTCGCGCAATTCACGGCTAGAGGTTGGCGTATCGCGGAACATTGGCTTTAGCATTGATGTTGCTGCGTTTGTGGGCATAGGCAATGATGAAAAGAGCTCGACTTTTGAACTTTCATATGTTTCGTTTGACCGCCTCATGCTGCCCCGTCGCGGAACTTCTTTTGATGTGTCGTTGGCGTGGATGATGGATCGCCCGGACTCGCTTGATAGCTATTTGCGGTTGGAATCTTCGTTCACGCATTATGTGCCCTTGTACAAGAATTTCATTATGCGGTATTCTGCCGCGGCTGGAACGTTGCTTCCATCGGGAGGTTCTTTTGCCCGTGAAGACTTGTTTGCTTTGGGGGGAATCAACTCATTCAAGGGAATGATGTATGGCTTTGTGCGGACTCGCGCGTATGGATTTTCTCAGGCTGCTTTGCTTTGGCAGGACGGCTATGATTTGTCGATTGAGCTCTTTTATCAGCCGGGGCTATATAGGCGGATGAAGCCTTTCCATGGGTGGGCGGGCGAGCATGACTACGGCGTTGGGTTTACGCAGTACCGCAAATCGTGGAGCTTTAGCATTTATTATGCACTCCGCAATGGGTGCGATTATTTGGACGGTGTGCTAGGGTTCGGTGTAAAAACGCTTTTTTAG